One window of the Verrucomicrobiales bacterium genome contains the following:
- a CDS encoding LysM peptidoglycan-binding domain-containing protein — MDKPWSIARLIVVICMEAWIFAWVRAAAAQVSTEPRIAVRQGDTLSGLIEKHYRIKAFSGKDYDTLEKEILQLNGLKRPEDLRAGSGLIFHMPPTNGVQAPSREAKSTREGLYTVRVRTSGLYSETLESQARLSTLARLVAPTLIETKPKETISGILNRRFNVGTLHKKSARVIEREILRLNKIQKPELLKEGQCLIPSLPPRVRSGALTFTQQGHVSFSGIVEPDLEPGGAKIAFSTISAIESTTAPSESSQIDLTVNMTEALRYSLSSQAENVDVAAGPLPIKLAGATTPSSEYKAILSESERSAMLKALAARAKARRGTVYVHDTGWPSGDDYTNSLRHLWKVLDYVWVNGLRQTPPSRRPMSAFRDPTNPHCQWISAALQEFETLDPSNSVEVVYLPLINEQGADSLLIEMIQLSLLLGDSSTQAPLHKTTKALIKQRFEKAEAIVRALPKTWNGNLIDSDIAVVKAPFDLLDYYGRSNKIFFAINHSWTTPHNDLKLLFPAPMNGVLVAAAGNESPKYNAFDHRTRQSFVYRSYAYPDTIGVLNVKRDGHLDPTSSDLYADRMEDSMVVGLDGDVTGDVTGTSFSAPRFAWLLALTESRRRNEIDALVWCKCVRTLILKSRESPSKKFLLSMSDYLLNSEKDF, encoded by the coding sequence GAGTATAGCGCGGTTGATTGTTGTCATTTGCATGGAGGCTTGGATTTTCGCATGGGTTAGAGCAGCAGCGGCTCAGGTTTCAACAGAACCTCGAATCGCCGTTCGGCAGGGGGACACCCTATCGGGACTTATTGAAAAGCACTATCGCATCAAAGCCTTTTCGGGAAAAGACTACGACACACTAGAGAAGGAGATACTCCAATTAAATGGTCTAAAGCGCCCTGAAGATCTAAGAGCAGGCTCAGGCTTGATTTTCCACATGCCACCAACGAATGGAGTCCAGGCGCCCTCGCGGGAGGCAAAGTCTACTAGGGAGGGACTTTACACGGTTAGAGTCAGGACAAGTGGACTCTATTCCGAAACTTTAGAGAGCCAAGCGAGGCTCTCAACTTTGGCTCGCCTCGTTGCGCCAACGCTTATCGAAACCAAGCCCAAGGAGACCATCTCTGGAATATTAAACCGTCGATTCAACGTGGGCACCCTCCATAAGAAATCTGCTAGAGTGATCGAGCGTGAAATCCTGAGATTGAACAAGATTCAAAAACCAGAATTATTGAAGGAAGGACAATGTCTTATACCGTCACTGCCCCCCAGAGTTCGATCCGGAGCTTTGACGTTCACGCAGCAAGGTCATGTTTCGTTTTCAGGGATCGTGGAACCAGATCTAGAGCCAGGAGGCGCAAAAATCGCATTTAGTACGATTAGCGCTATTGAAAGCACAACTGCCCCTTCTGAGAGTAGTCAGATCGATCTTACTGTCAACATGACCGAGGCCTTGCGTTATTCTCTGTCATCACAGGCTGAAAATGTTGATGTCGCAGCTGGCCCGCTACCTATCAAACTCGCAGGAGCAACAACTCCTTCCTCAGAATACAAAGCGATCTTGAGCGAGTCTGAACGGTCCGCCATGTTGAAAGCTTTAGCCGCACGCGCCAAAGCACGGAGAGGAACCGTATATGTTCACGATACAGGATGGCCGAGTGGGGATGATTATACGAACTCGTTACGCCATCTATGGAAAGTGTTAGATTATGTTTGGGTAAACGGGCTGCGGCAAACGCCCCCATCGCGCAGGCCTATGAGTGCTTTTCGTGACCCAACGAATCCTCATTGTCAGTGGATTTCCGCCGCACTCCAGGAATTTGAAACACTCGATCCATCGAACTCTGTTGAGGTTGTGTATTTACCCCTCATCAATGAACAGGGGGCTGATTCATTGCTTATCGAAATGATTCAACTTAGCTTATTACTGGGCGATTCCTCCACCCAAGCTCCACTACACAAGACAACCAAAGCTCTAATCAAGCAAAGGTTTGAGAAGGCTGAGGCAATAGTCCGCGCGTTGCCGAAAACGTGGAATGGAAACCTAATCGATTCAGACATCGCTGTTGTGAAAGCGCCTTTCGACCTTCTCGACTATTATGGACGCTCGAACAAGATTTTCTTTGCCATCAACCATTCCTGGACGACTCCTCACAATGATCTGAAGCTCCTATTCCCTGCTCCGATGAATGGGGTCTTAGTCGCTGCCGCAGGCAATGAAAGTCCAAAATACAATGCGTTCGATCACCGGACGCGACAAAGTTTTGTTTACAGGTCATATGCCTACCCAGACACAATAGGCGTTTTGAATGTGAAACGTGATGGTCACCTAGACCCGACTTCCTCTGACCTCTACGCAGATCGTATGGAAGACTCCATGGTGGTAGGGTTGGACGGAGATGTCACCGGGGACGTCACGGGCACAAGTTTTTCCGCACCCCGTTTTGCGTGGTTACTAGCACTGACTGAATCGCGCCGCAGGAACGAGATCGATGCCCTTGTTTGGTGCAAATGCGTCAGAACGCTCATTTTGAAATCCAGAGAAAGCCCGAGTAAAAAATTCTTGCTAAGTATGAGCGACTACCTTTTGAATAGCGAAAAGGATTTTTGA